The DNA sequence CCGGCACGCCGGGGGCCCATTCCGCGGCCTCGGCTTCGAGTGCGTGCATGCGGCGCTTGGTGGCTTCCATCAGCTTGATGGTGAAAATCTGGTCGATGCTGTGGCCGCTCACCGGCCCGCCCACGGTGCTGAAAGCGCCCCCCGGCTCGTCGGCGTCTTCCAGCACGTGCAGCAGCGTGAGCTGGCCGCCCGTGAGCTGGGCCAATTGCACGGCAACCTCGAAGGCATGGTGGGCTTCAGGCGAAAAATCGGTGGCAACGAGGATGTTTTTCATGACCGGGAAGGGTGGGGTAGAGGAGAAAATTACCAATTAATCGTCAACCGTTGCAAAAGACTACCAATTGATCAGTAATATACTGCTGCAAACCTAGCTCATATCCGCCGGGGCCCTATTCCTTCAGCAGCTTGTCGATTTCCTGGTTGAAAGCCGCCGTTTCCTCCGCGTAGTACTTGCCCGTGCCGGGGCCGCTGAAGCCGGTGTGGATCTTGCGCACCGCGCCCTTCTTGTCGATGAAAATGGTGGTGGGGAAGCCAAGGAATTTGGCCAGCTGCGGCATCGATTTGGCCACCGAATCCTTGTTGGATACGCCGCCCACGGCCAGGTCGTAGCCGATGTTGAACCGTGTTTTCATGTTGCGTAGGCGTGCGGCGGCCTTGTCGTATTCGGGGCTGCGCTCGTAGCCGAGGCCGATGATTTCGACGCCGCGCTGCTTATTCTTCTCGTACCACGGGGCCAGGAAGTTGCTCTCATCCATGCAGTTGGGGCACCAAGAGCCCAGTACTTGCACCACTAGTACCTTGCCCCGGTACTTGGCGTCGGTGGGCGAAATGCTGGCGCCCGGCACGATGCTCGGAAACTTGAAACTCAGCCGGTGCTCGCCCTTCTTGAGGTAAGTGAGCGTGTCGGCATCGGGCAATTTGGCCGTGGGGTCGAGGGTGGCCGTCCAGGTTTCGTGGCCGGTTTTACCTGAGAAGTAATCTCCCGTTATTGAGTCAATTGTGTCGCCTATGCCAGTATCGTTATGAAATTGACCGTTAAATAGAAAAGCGTGACTACCGTCGAAAGTGCTTAAATGTATTTTTGAGCCGTCTGCTTGACCCGCTAAGTAGCGGTAGTCTCCTGTAGTGGTTAAAAAAGTGCCGGTTACGCTGCTGCCATTTTGCTTGAAAATTCCAACAGCAGGATGGGTTCTGCCAGTTGCATCCTTAAATTCAGTTTGCCACGTTCCAGAGAAATAAGTCTTCTTATCAGCAGA is a window from the Hymenobacter nivis genome containing:
- a CDS encoding TlpA disulfide reductase family protein, which codes for MQGQKIPFSFEVKTEAGQPVVYLINKGLNGEERLRCPEISAAGDSATIKLHVFDAALVVRADGTGKLKGAWVKYDAQGPYRVPLVASAGSEQLFQGSADKKTYFSGTWQTEFKDATGRTHPAVGIFKQNGSSVTGTFLTTTGDYRYLAGQADGSKIHLSTFDGSHAFLFNGQFHNDTGIGDTIDSITGDYFSGKTGHETWTATLDPTAKLPDADTLTYLKKGEHRLSFKFPSIVPGASISPTDAKYRGKVLVVQVLGSWCPNCMDESNFLAPWYEKNKQRGVEIIGLGYERSPEYDKAAARLRNMKTRFNIGYDLAVGGVSNKDSVAKSMPQLAKFLGFPTTIFIDKKGAVRKIHTGFSGPGTGKYYAEETAAFNQEIDKLLKE